A region from the Hyalangium gracile genome encodes:
- a CDS encoding glycoside hydrolase family 15 protein, whose translation MALPLEDYALIGDTYSAALVGKDGSIDWLCWPRFDSDACFAALLGDERHGRWRIAPTVAVRSVRRRYVPETLVLETDFETAEGTVRVTDFMPPRGQTPDIVRIVRGLRGRVSMRMEAALRFGYGDRTPWLRSTFCCVSAKAGPDATLLRTRMPMHVADGSVSSDFTVAEHEQVPFILTWFRSHERPPRSVEAFCALEETCAFWRRWAGRCTYEGPWRDVVLRSLITLKALTYSPTGGIVAAPTTSLPEKPGGTRNWDYRYCWLRDATLTLLTLLQAGYTDEALAWRDWLLRAVAGEPEELQIMYGVAGERRLTELELPWLPGYADSRPVRIGNAAVSQVQLDVFGEVMDCLHQARRAGLPPDDESWDLQRHLLHYIERSWQQPDEGLWEVRGGRRHFTHSKIMAWVAVDRAVKSAESYGLEGPLDAWRALRARIHAEVCELGFDARRNAFVQAYGSRELDASLLMVPLVGFLPPEDPRVRGTVEAIQRELCHDGLVHRYDTRSAEDGLPPGEGIFLACSFWLADDLALMGRQGEARALFERLLGLCNDVGLLAEEYDVEQRRLVGNFPQAFSHLALISTAQTLSRADSPIQQRPRQ comes from the coding sequence ATGGCGCTGCCCCTCGAAGACTACGCCCTGATCGGCGACACCTACAGCGCGGCCCTCGTGGGGAAGGACGGCTCCATCGACTGGCTCTGCTGGCCCCGCTTCGACTCGGATGCCTGCTTCGCCGCGCTGCTGGGAGATGAGCGCCATGGCCGCTGGCGCATCGCCCCCACCGTGGCCGTGCGCTCCGTCCGGCGCCGCTACGTGCCCGAGACGCTCGTGCTCGAGACGGACTTCGAGACCGCGGAGGGCACCGTCCGCGTCACCGACTTCATGCCTCCCCGAGGCCAAACTCCGGACATCGTCCGCATCGTCCGAGGCCTGCGCGGCCGCGTCTCCATGCGCATGGAGGCCGCGCTGCGCTTCGGCTATGGCGACCGGACGCCGTGGCTGCGCTCCACCTTCTGCTGCGTCTCCGCCAAGGCCGGGCCGGATGCCACCCTGCTGCGCACCCGCATGCCCATGCACGTCGCCGACGGCAGCGTGTCTTCCGACTTCACCGTGGCCGAGCACGAGCAGGTCCCCTTCATCCTCACCTGGTTCCGCTCCCACGAGCGCCCGCCGCGCTCCGTGGAGGCCTTCTGCGCCCTGGAGGAGACGTGCGCCTTCTGGCGCCGGTGGGCCGGGCGCTGCACCTATGAGGGGCCGTGGCGCGACGTCGTCCTGCGCTCGCTCATCACCCTCAAGGCGCTGACGTACTCGCCCACGGGCGGCATCGTCGCCGCGCCGACGACGTCGCTGCCGGAGAAGCCAGGCGGCACGCGCAACTGGGACTACCGCTACTGCTGGCTCCGGGACGCCACGCTCACGCTGCTGACGCTGCTGCAGGCCGGCTACACGGACGAGGCGCTCGCCTGGCGCGACTGGCTGCTGCGCGCCGTGGCCGGCGAGCCCGAGGAGCTGCAGATCATGTACGGCGTGGCCGGCGAGCGCCGCCTCACGGAGCTGGAGCTGCCCTGGCTGCCCGGCTACGCGGACTCACGGCCGGTGCGCATCGGCAACGCGGCGGTGAGCCAGGTCCAGCTCGACGTCTTCGGCGAGGTGATGGACTGCCTCCACCAGGCGAGGCGCGCCGGGCTGCCGCCGGACGACGAGTCCTGGGACCTGCAGCGCCACCTGCTCCACTACATCGAGCGGTCCTGGCAGCAGCCGGATGAGGGGCTCTGGGAGGTGCGCGGTGGGCGGAGGCACTTCACGCACTCGAAGATCATGGCGTGGGTGGCGGTGGACCGGGCGGTGAAGAGCGCCGAGAGCTACGGGCTGGAGGGCCCGCTGGACGCGTGGCGGGCCCTGCGCGCGCGCATCCACGCGGAGGTGTGCGAGCTGGGCTTCGATGCGCGGCGCAACGCCTTCGTGCAGGCGTACGGCTCGAGGGAGCTGGACGCGAGCCTGCTGATGGTTCCGCTGGTGGGCTTCCTGCCGCCGGAGGATCCGCGCGTGCGCGGCACCGTGGAGGCCATCCAGCGCGAGCTGTGTCACGACGGCTTGGTGCACCGCTATGACACCCGCAGCGCCGAGGACGGGCTGCCGCCGGGAGAGGGCATCTTCCTGGCGTGCTCCTTCTGGCTGGCGGACGACCTGGCGCTGATGGGCCGTCAGGGCGAGGCGCGAGCGCTCTTCGAGCGGCTGCTCGGGCTGTGCAACGACGTGGGCCTGCTCGCGGAGGAGTACGACGTGGAGCAGCGGCGGCTGGTGGGCAACTTCCCGCAGGCCTTCAGCCACCTGGCGCTCATCTCCACCGCGCAGACCCTCTCTCGCGCCGACAGCCCCATTCAGCAGCGCCCACGCCAGTGA
- a CDS encoding thioredoxin family protein: MRLFPSLLLGGAVLATAGCASSRPASTPAHGELSSLSAASRPDAAFCEHRVPQENCTRCNPELAPRFMAAKDWCGEHSVPESQCFQCHPDLSFDPLPVLSADADLKRLSLQGEDVPDLASHAVAGKVTVFDFYADWCGPCRKVDVHMFGLLNQRQDIAYRKLNVVSWETPLARRYLASVPNLPYLIVYGRDGKPVRSVTGFDLSALDAAIAEGASR; this comes from the coding sequence ATGCGTCTCTTCCCATCCCTGCTCCTCGGTGGCGCCGTGCTGGCCACCGCCGGTTGTGCCTCTTCTCGTCCCGCCTCCACGCCGGCCCATGGCGAGCTCAGCTCCCTCAGCGCGGCCTCCCGCCCGGATGCCGCCTTCTGCGAGCACCGCGTCCCTCAGGAGAACTGCACCCGCTGCAACCCCGAGCTGGCGCCTCGCTTCATGGCCGCCAAGGACTGGTGCGGTGAGCACTCCGTCCCCGAGTCCCAGTGCTTCCAGTGCCACCCGGATCTCTCCTTCGATCCGCTCCCCGTCCTCTCCGCCGACGCCGACCTGAAGCGGCTCTCGCTCCAGGGAGAGGATGTGCCGGACCTCGCCTCCCACGCCGTCGCGGGCAAGGTCACCGTCTTCGACTTCTACGCCGACTGGTGCGGCCCCTGCCGCAAGGTGGATGTCCACATGTTCGGTCTGCTCAACCAGCGCCAGGACATCGCCTACCGCAAGCTCAACGTCGTCTCCTGGGAGACGCCTCTCGCCAGGCGCTACCTGGCCAGCGTCCCCAACCTCCCCTACCTCATCGTCTATGGAAGGGATGGCAAGCCCGTGCGCAGCGTCACGGGATTCGACCTCTCCGCGCTCGACGCCGCCATCGCCGAGGGGGCCTCGCGATGA
- a CDS encoding tryptophan 2,3-dioxygenase: MNKREMEPGILTELAGHTTYGEYLQLDRLLATQVPRSQPPHHDEMLFIIQHQTSELWMKLLIHELTACIRYVQSDKLEPSFKIFARVGHIQRMLFEQWSVLETLTPNEYLEFRAALGHASGFQSFQYHAVEMLLGMKDARTLGPFKHVPAQYAELERLLESPGLYDEFLRHLSRMGHPIPADRAQRDWSQPYERSEQVTEVFRRIYENTEKHWDAYEMCEKLVDTEERFQLWRYRHMMTVMRIIGFKQGTGGSSGVTFLRRALDTRFFPELWDVRTELSPPQSRRPAS; encoded by the coding sequence ATGAACAAGCGCGAGATGGAGCCCGGCATCCTCACGGAGCTGGCCGGCCACACGACGTATGGCGAGTACCTGCAGCTGGACCGGTTGCTGGCCACCCAGGTGCCGCGCTCGCAGCCGCCCCACCACGACGAGATGCTGTTCATCATCCAGCATCAGACGAGCGAGCTGTGGATGAAGCTGCTCATCCACGAGCTCACCGCCTGCATCCGCTACGTGCAGTCCGACAAGCTGGAGCCCTCGTTCAAGATCTTCGCCCGCGTGGGCCACATCCAGCGCATGCTCTTCGAGCAGTGGAGCGTGCTGGAGACGCTCACCCCCAACGAGTACCTGGAGTTCCGCGCCGCGCTGGGGCACGCCTCGGGCTTCCAGAGCTTCCAGTACCACGCGGTGGAGATGCTGCTGGGCATGAAGGACGCCAGGACGCTGGGGCCCTTCAAGCACGTGCCGGCGCAGTACGCGGAGCTGGAGCGGCTGCTCGAGTCTCCCGGCCTGTATGACGAGTTCCTGCGGCACCTGTCTCGGATGGGGCACCCCATCCCCGCGGACCGGGCCCAGCGCGACTGGAGCCAGCCCTACGAGCGCAGCGAGCAGGTGACGGAGGTGTTCCGCCGCATCTACGAGAACACCGAGAAGCACTGGGATGCCTATGAGATGTGCGAGAAGCTGGTGGACACTGAGGAGCGCTTTCAGCTCTGGCGTTACCGTCACATGATGACGGTGATGCGCATCATCGGCTTCAAGCAGGGCACTGGGGGCTCCTCGGGGGTGACGTTCCTGCGCCGGGCGCTCGACACGCGCTTCTTCCCCGAGCTGTGGGATGTGCGCACCGAGCTGTCTCCCCCGCAGAGCCGGCGCCCCGCGTCATAG
- a CDS encoding lysophospholipid acyltransferase family protein, with protein sequence METLFGKARHAVFRLAEAGAALSALYHRARLLDAEHLPTRGPVLLVGNHGVWGYETPVFFHLVHQATGRYPLGLAEKGFFRIPLIRTVLPWLGGVEGTRDNALAALGQGHLVVCYPGGARETFKRPQGRYTLRWERALGFVRLAARAGVPIVPFAGFGVDDTFLYPPGEERLCLRLSEEEKYRMPLVMGLGPLPLPVRITFAVGEPHEPPPENAPESRLHAFRDRVAASVRRLLLRACHA encoded by the coding sequence GTGGAGACCCTTTTCGGCAAAGCGCGCCACGCCGTATTCCGTCTGGCCGAGGCGGGAGCGGCCCTGTCGGCGCTGTATCACCGCGCCCGGCTGCTGGACGCCGAGCACCTTCCCACCCGGGGCCCGGTGCTGCTGGTGGGCAACCACGGCGTGTGGGGCTACGAGACGCCCGTCTTCTTCCACCTGGTGCACCAGGCCACGGGCCGCTATCCGCTGGGGCTGGCGGAGAAGGGCTTCTTCCGCATCCCGCTGATCCGCACGGTGCTGCCGTGGCTGGGCGGCGTGGAGGGCACGCGGGACAACGCACTGGCGGCGCTGGGCCAGGGCCACCTGGTGGTGTGCTACCCCGGGGGCGCGCGAGAGACGTTCAAGCGTCCGCAGGGGCGCTACACGCTGCGCTGGGAGCGGGCGCTGGGCTTCGTGCGGCTGGCGGCGCGGGCGGGGGTGCCCATCGTCCCGTTCGCGGGCTTCGGGGTGGATGACACCTTCCTCTACCCGCCGGGCGAGGAGCGGCTGTGCCTGAGGCTCTCGGAGGAGGAGAAGTACCGCATGCCGCTGGTGATGGGGCTGGGCCCGCTGCCACTGCCGGTGCGCATCACCTTCGCGGTCGGCGAACCGCACGAGCCGCCGCCGGAGAACGCGCCCGAGTCCCGGCTGCATGCCTTCCGAGACAGGGTGGCCGCCAGCGTGCGGAGGCTCCTGCTGCGAGCGTGTCATGCTTGA
- a CDS encoding proline dehydrogenase family protein, translated as MTAATQLSRSALLFLSRREGLKDVATRLGPLRELAGRFIAGETLEQAVEAVKGLNAQGLMASFDHLNEAVSKAAETQDEVREYRRLLARIDAVGVRANVSLKLTQCGLLFDKKLALENARVVVREAAARGSFVRVDMEQSAVTQATLDTVRALHAEFGEAHVGAVLQSYLRRTESDARALCAERVRIRLCKGAYLEGPEVAYQDKKDVDANFVRVMKVLLDSGVYHGIATHDERMIDATLDYAAKQRLPSSAFEFQMLYGIRRDLQVRLAQAGFPVRIYVPYGRYWYPYFMRRLAERPANLWFVLKNMVKG; from the coding sequence ATGACCGCAGCCACGCAACTGTCCCGCTCCGCCCTGTTGTTCCTCTCGCGCCGAGAGGGATTGAAGGATGTCGCCACGCGCCTGGGCCCCCTGCGCGAGCTGGCCGGACGCTTCATCGCCGGGGAGACGCTGGAGCAGGCGGTGGAGGCGGTGAAGGGGCTCAACGCGCAGGGGCTGATGGCGAGCTTCGACCACCTCAACGAGGCGGTGAGCAAGGCGGCCGAGACGCAGGACGAGGTGCGCGAGTACCGCCGGCTGCTGGCGCGCATCGACGCGGTGGGGGTGCGCGCCAACGTGTCGCTGAAGCTGACGCAGTGCGGCCTGCTGTTCGACAAGAAGCTGGCGCTGGAGAACGCGCGGGTGGTGGTGCGCGAGGCGGCGGCGCGAGGCTCGTTCGTGCGGGTGGACATGGAGCAGAGCGCGGTGACGCAGGCCACGCTGGACACGGTGCGCGCGCTGCACGCGGAGTTCGGCGAGGCGCACGTGGGCGCGGTGCTGCAGAGCTACCTGCGGCGCACGGAGTCGGACGCGCGCGCGCTGTGCGCGGAGCGGGTGCGCATCCGGCTGTGCAAGGGGGCGTACCTGGAGGGCCCGGAGGTGGCGTACCAGGACAAGAAGGACGTGGACGCCAACTTCGTGAGGGTGATGAAGGTGCTGCTCGACAGCGGCGTGTACCACGGCATCGCCACGCACGATGAGCGGATGATCGACGCGACGCTGGACTACGCGGCGAAGCAGCGGCTGCCGAGCAGCGCGTTCGAGTTCCAGATGCTGTATGGCATCCGGCGGGACTTGCAGGTGAGGCTGGCGCAGGCGGGGTTTCCGGTGCGTATCTACGTGCCATACGGGCGGTATTGGTATCCCTACTTCATGCGCCGGCTGGCCGAGCGTCCCGCCAACCTGTGGTTCGTGTTGAAGAACATGGTGAAGGGGTAG
- a CDS encoding ATP/GTP-binding protein — MIGTQDCGCTRPSHSTRLVVLTGGPGAGKTAVLELVRRTICQHVAVLPEAASIIFGGGFPRRDTLPARRAAQRAIVRVQQELERWVTQEEPVAMGLCDRGTLDGLAYWPGSAEDFFSELGTTREKELARYAAVIHLRTPPADAGYNHHNPLRIESPEEAAAIDARIEQVWSAHPRRFVIPNTQDFMEKARHALMHIRAELPECCLGRFRSSTDGLPSF; from the coding sequence ATGATTGGAACCCAGGACTGCGGCTGCACCCGCCCCTCCCACAGCACGCGGCTGGTGGTGCTCACGGGCGGACCGGGCGCCGGAAAGACGGCCGTGCTGGAGCTGGTGCGCCGCACCATCTGCCAGCACGTGGCCGTGCTCCCCGAGGCCGCGAGCATCATCTTCGGGGGCGGCTTCCCCCGGCGAGACACCCTCCCGGCCCGCCGAGCCGCCCAGCGCGCCATCGTCCGCGTCCAGCAGGAGCTGGAGCGCTGGGTCACCCAGGAAGAGCCCGTCGCCATGGGCCTGTGCGATCGCGGCACGCTCGACGGCCTGGCGTACTGGCCCGGCTCCGCCGAGGACTTCTTCTCCGAGCTCGGCACCACCCGGGAGAAGGAGCTGGCCCGCTACGCCGCCGTCATCCACCTGCGCACCCCTCCGGCCGACGCCGGCTACAACCACCACAACCCCCTGCGCATCGAGTCTCCCGAGGAGGCCGCCGCCATCGACGCGCGCATCGAGCAGGTGTGGAGCGCCCACCCCCGGCGCTTCGTCATCCCCAACACCCAGGACTTCATGGAGAAGGCCCGGCACGCCCTCATGCACATCCGCGCGGAGCTGCCCGAGTGCTGCCTCGGCCGCTTCCGCTCGAGCACGGACGGACTGCCCTCTTTCTGA
- a CDS encoding hemerythrin domain-containing protein, with product MGPFDILAEQHRKLQERLESFEPAEGPGEPDTQRERVEALVELLQLHAWLEERHLLPLLARVEGRVRARQEAEDHLTMRELVEELETLEPETDEWWARLVALEDVVAAHAREEETETFPRLASTLDTEEQQELSQAFLGAPQQLRSWASPLSGTEPSLADSRGDA from the coding sequence ATGGGACCCTTCGACATCCTCGCGGAGCAGCACCGCAAGCTGCAGGAGCGGCTCGAGTCCTTCGAGCCCGCGGAGGGCCCCGGTGAGCCCGACACGCAGCGCGAGCGCGTCGAGGCGCTGGTGGAGCTGCTACAGCTCCATGCCTGGCTCGAGGAGCGTCACCTCCTCCCGCTGCTGGCCCGCGTGGAAGGGCGCGTCCGGGCCCGCCAGGAGGCCGAGGATCACCTCACGATGCGCGAGCTCGTCGAGGAGCTGGAGACACTCGAGCCGGAGACGGACGAGTGGTGGGCCCGCCTCGTGGCGCTCGAGGATGTGGTCGCCGCCCACGCCCGCGAGGAGGAGACGGAGACCTTCCCGCGCCTGGCCTCCACGCTCGACACCGAGGAGCAGCAGGAGCTGAGCCAGGCCTTCCTCGGCGCGCCACAGCAACTGCGCTCGTGGGCATCCCCCCTGTCTGGTACCGAGCCTTCGCTCGCCGATTCCAGAGGGGATGCCTGA
- a CDS encoding SPW repeat domain-containing protein, with amino-acid sequence MWARWLSFVLGVWLFVAPLVLGYAERAARLNESLVGLAVAVVALLAASRPALRFVNIALGGWLLLAPLLLGYGDSTLPTAHDIILGVLIICASVLAGQAPAVRSTRRPVQT; translated from the coding sequence ATGTGGGCTCGCTGGCTGAGTTTCGTCCTGGGTGTCTGGCTCTTCGTGGCTCCCCTCGTCCTCGGCTACGCCGAGCGCGCCGCGCGCCTCAACGAGTCCCTCGTGGGCCTCGCCGTCGCCGTCGTGGCCCTGCTCGCCGCGTCCCGGCCCGCGCTGCGCTTCGTCAACATCGCGCTCGGTGGGTGGCTCCTGCTCGCGCCGCTCCTGCTCGGCTATGGCGACAGCACGCTGCCCACCGCGCATGACATCATCCTCGGCGTGCTCATCATCTGCGCGTCGGTGCTGGCCGGGCAGGCCCCCGCCGTCCGCTCCACGCGGCGCCCCGTCCAGACATGA
- a CDS encoding RMD1 family protein, producing the protein MSAEPLILEKAYALCYRIYDVADEIDLEKARRAFSQDARRLKLSRENSQYIQLPNPPVAYELGRRVLALRGGPVTVDATARLFDHGAASIILAVPIPDGTSFEQLAGLADELYDSQALEALTGELIEGVRKTIAPAVHERRTWEQNESYTVLFVERIRGNPSAEDILARGDLARLLLGEVDSRPLSRGESEAVIQNRFSYSVDDLVVVDWNSAFVYEPSGSRDIPDLLEIANAQLLEFRFYDEVLDGHIARIHDQVQARRQGMMTLFRSPYRDLVRETLSTLVDLNEFIERVENSLKIIGDFYLAKVYEAAVRRLRIPAWQASVTRKHQLLAQTYGLLKGEVDTARSLTLEATIVALIVLEIVMALLPAFGH; encoded by the coding sequence ATGTCCGCAGAGCCCCTCATCCTCGAGAAGGCGTACGCCCTCTGCTATCGCATCTATGACGTCGCAGATGAGATAGACCTGGAGAAGGCTCGCCGTGCGTTCTCCCAGGACGCTCGCCGCCTGAAGCTCTCGCGCGAGAACAGCCAGTACATCCAGCTGCCCAACCCGCCTGTCGCCTACGAGCTGGGCCGCCGCGTGCTCGCCCTCCGGGGCGGCCCCGTCACCGTGGATGCCACCGCGCGCCTGTTCGACCATGGCGCCGCCTCCATCATCCTCGCCGTCCCCATCCCGGATGGCACCTCGTTCGAGCAGCTCGCCGGGCTGGCCGACGAGCTCTATGACAGCCAGGCCCTGGAGGCGCTCACCGGCGAGCTGATCGAGGGGGTGCGTAAGACCATCGCCCCCGCCGTCCACGAGCGCCGCACCTGGGAGCAGAACGAGAGCTATACCGTCCTCTTCGTCGAGCGCATCCGCGGCAACCCCTCCGCCGAGGACATCCTCGCCCGCGGGGACCTGGCCCGCCTGCTGCTGGGCGAGGTGGACTCGCGGCCCCTGTCCCGCGGCGAGAGCGAGGCCGTCATCCAGAACCGCTTCAGCTACTCGGTGGATGACCTGGTCGTCGTCGACTGGAACAGCGCCTTCGTCTACGAGCCCTCCGGCTCGCGCGACATTCCGGACCTGCTGGAGATTGCCAACGCCCAGCTGCTGGAGTTCCGCTTCTATGACGAGGTGCTGGACGGCCACATCGCCCGCATCCATGACCAGGTGCAGGCCCGGCGCCAGGGGATGATGACCCTGTTCCGCAGCCCCTACCGGGACCTGGTGCGCGAGACGCTCTCCACCCTGGTGGACCTCAACGAGTTCATCGAGCGGGTGGAGAACAGCCTGAAGATCATTGGCGATTTCTACCTGGCCAAGGTGTACGAGGCGGCGGTGCGCAGGCTGCGCATCCCCGCCTGGCAGGCCTCCGTCACGCGCAAGCACCAGCTCTTGGCGCAGACGTACGGGCTGCTCAAGGGCGAGGTGGACACCGCGCGCTCGCTCACGCTCGAGGCCACCATCGTCGCGCTGATCGTCCTGGAGATTGTCATGGCCCTGCTGCCCGCCTTCGGGCACTGA
- a CDS encoding cell wall protein, whose protein sequence is MSVDKAFREMIRNEIEVQLKPLRAVISRLEAGTTDLDALRDVAERLAPVAAAMAPLFGAQVSKGAKRGPGRPAKAAQPVAGGKRRGRKPANDGARECAIIDCGSPSRTKGYCAAHYQKLRMLTKTNRRPAAWVDYAPPNSVEDVKLPRGRAAAKALAQAAQGGSST, encoded by the coding sequence ATGTCTGTCGACAAAGCTTTTCGCGAGATGATCCGCAATGAGATCGAGGTTCAGCTCAAGCCCCTGCGCGCTGTGATTTCGCGCCTGGAGGCTGGCACCACGGACCTGGATGCGCTCAGGGATGTAGCGGAGCGTCTGGCTCCGGTGGCCGCGGCGATGGCGCCCCTGTTCGGCGCGCAGGTTTCCAAGGGCGCCAAGCGGGGCCCGGGCCGTCCGGCGAAGGCCGCCCAGCCCGTGGCCGGTGGCAAGCGCCGCGGCCGCAAGCCGGCCAACGACGGGGCGCGCGAGTGCGCCATCATCGATTGTGGCTCTCCGAGCCGGACCAAGGGCTACTGCGCCGCGCACTACCAGAAGCTGCGCATGCTGACCAAGACGAACCGTCGCCCCGCCGCGTGGGTGGACTACGCGCCGCCCAACAGCGTGGAGGACGTGAAGCTGCCCCGCGGCCGCGCCGCCGCGAAGGCCCTGGCCCAGGCGGCTCAGGGTGGCAGCTCAACCTGA
- a CDS encoding alpha/beta fold hydrolase → MSTPRAPFVPSPEEIQPGYELLLEQRQVRGSPVRLFTFPGGSEEVSRTVVCLPGLGASGRSFAPMAPLASELRMLLWTPTLRTPMTHTPLQWNVASLEHADARLPERFALLGSSFGSLVSLAFTLAHPERVRALVLVSPVASVQRVRRWALSLSTLVRMPKPFAYVFAPTVARVLGGRNLPPEGRAEIVREARRLSPLELLRRLRDVLEADYLGALEQLRVPTLIIHGARDQLVPLGYARDVARRIPGARLEVLREASHLPYMSHAQAFNAFVGDFLLQHLT, encoded by the coding sequence ATGAGTACGCCCCGCGCGCCATTCGTCCCCTCGCCCGAGGAGATCCAGCCCGGCTATGAGCTGCTGCTCGAGCAGCGCCAGGTGCGGGGCTCTCCGGTGCGGCTCTTCACCTTCCCGGGCGGCAGCGAGGAGGTGTCGCGGACGGTGGTGTGCCTGCCAGGGCTGGGGGCCTCGGGGCGCTCCTTCGCGCCGATGGCGCCGCTGGCCTCCGAGCTGCGGATGCTGCTGTGGACGCCAACGCTGCGCACGCCGATGACGCACACGCCGCTGCAGTGGAACGTGGCCTCGCTGGAGCACGCGGACGCGAGGCTGCCCGAGCGCTTCGCGCTGCTGGGCTCCTCCTTTGGCAGCCTGGTGTCGCTGGCCTTCACCCTGGCGCACCCGGAGCGCGTGCGAGCGCTGGTGCTGGTGTCGCCGGTGGCCAGCGTGCAGCGCGTGCGGCGCTGGGCGCTGAGCCTGTCCACGCTGGTGCGGATGCCCAAGCCCTTCGCGTATGTCTTCGCGCCCACGGTGGCGCGGGTGCTGGGTGGCAGGAACCTGCCACCCGAAGGGCGCGCGGAGATCGTCCGCGAGGCCCGGCGGCTCTCCCCGCTGGAGCTGCTGCGCCGGCTGAGGGACGTGCTGGAGGCGGACTACCTGGGAGCGCTGGAGCAGCTGCGCGTGCCCACGCTCATCATCCACGGCGCGAGAGACCAGCTGGTGCCGCTGGGCTACGCGCGAGACGTGGCGCGACGCATTCCCGGAGCGCGGCTGGAGGTGCTCCGCGAGGCCAGCCACCTGCCGTACATGAGCCATGCGCAGGCCTTCAATGCCTTCGTCGGTGACTTCCTGTTGCAACACCTCACCTGA